In a genomic window of Cuculus canorus isolate bCucCan1 chromosome 4, bCucCan1.pri, whole genome shotgun sequence:
- the SHISA3 gene encoding protein shisa-3 homolog, with protein MARLLLRCLLLGLLAGRGQPGGGEYCHGWLDGQGGYHEGFQCPEGFDTAAATICCGSCALRYCCAAAEARLEQGGCDNDREPPDPGVAAQPIYVPFLIVGSIFIAFIIVGSLVAVYCCTCLRPKQPSQPIRFSLRSYQTETLPMILSSTSFRTPSRQSSTATSSSSTGSSVRRFSFPRAEPGCLVASPPPPYTSGCFQTAHAVHLTQPSGFLVSPPYFGYPLQPEPAVAGKSCSDFSQS; from the exons ATGGCGCGGCTGCTGCTGCGCTGCctcctgctggggctgctggccGGCCGCGGGCAGCCCGGCGGCGGCGAGTACTGCCACGGCTGGCTGGACGGGCAGGGCGGCTACCACGAGGGCTTCCAGTGCCCCGAGGGCTTCGACACGGCGGCCGCCACCATCTGCTGCGGCTCCTGCGCGCTGCGCTATTGCTGCGCCGCCGCCGAGGCGCGCCTGGAGCAAGGCGGCTGCGACAACGACCGGGAGCCGCCGGACCCGGGGGTGGCCGCCC aacCAATCTACGTTCCATTCCTCATTGTTGGATCAATATTTATTGCCTTCATTATCGTGGGCTCTCTAGTAGCGGTTTACTGTTGCACATGTTTAAGACCTAAGCAGCCGTCACAGCCAATACGATTTTCCCTGCGGAGCTATCAGACCGAGACTCTTCCCATGATCCTGTCCTCGACAAGCTTCAGGACACCATCGAGGCAGTCCAGCACTGCGACAAGTTCCAGTTCAACCGGCAGCTCAGTTCGCCGGTTCTCCTTTCCCCGGGCAGAGCCAGGGTGCCTTGTGGCATCACCACCTCCACCGTACACATCAGGCTGCTTCCAGACAGCCCATGCAGTCCACCTGACCCAACCGTCGGGATTTCTGGTGTCGCCGCCGTACTTTGGGTATCCTCTCCAGCCAGAGCCTGCTGTGGCTGGGAAGAGCTGCTCTGATTTTAGTCAGAGCTGA